In Alkalihalobacterium alkalinitrilicum, a genomic segment contains:
- a CDS encoding DUF6612 family protein, which yields MRAIKALMASLALVLVLAACGGEPSNNDNVDNADNDNVGTVDLSVDEVIQKSIEAMNDLESYTMEMNNDQILEVPGEEAFEMNMTMIADITMEPLRLYQKMTINGLEEEMAEMESLETESYFTEDGMFVNDQMQGGWIKFPEEFSQEILDASQMQMNAEEQLKMFQQFAEDTQLTADDAHYILTVQGSDDNFKAMAQEAMGFMDEAGVMMDELLSMMEIESFNYVIYIDKDTFYQTKMDMEISMSMTIEDETMKSTQRMTGVLTNFNNVGEIVIPQEVFDTAEEFNFDFLEDMEDMEDFDFEEFNFEDLEEEADETEDQ from the coding sequence ATGAGAGCTATAAAAGCACTAATGGCTAGCTTAGCACTTGTTTTAGTTCTAGCTGCATGTGGTGGAGAACCATCTAACAATGACAACGTGGATAATGCAGATAACGATAACGTAGGAACGGTAGATTTATCCGTTGATGAAGTGATCCAAAAATCGATTGAAGCGATGAATGATTTGGAAAGCTATACAATGGAAATGAACAATGATCAAATACTTGAAGTTCCTGGCGAGGAAGCTTTTGAAATGAATATGACGATGATTGCAGACATCACGATGGAGCCACTACGCCTTTATCAAAAAATGACGATCAATGGACTTGAAGAAGAAATGGCCGAAATGGAATCACTTGAAACCGAAAGCTATTTTACAGAAGACGGAATGTTTGTAAACGATCAAATGCAAGGGGGATGGATCAAATTCCCTGAAGAATTCTCACAAGAAATTCTCGATGCATCACAAATGCAAATGAATGCCGAAGAGCAACTGAAAATGTTCCAACAATTTGCAGAAGACACGCAATTAACTGCCGATGATGCACACTATATCTTAACAGTTCAAGGGTCAGACGATAATTTTAAAGCAATGGCGCAAGAAGCGATGGGCTTTATGGACGAAGCGGGCGTCATGATGGATGAACTACTATCGATGATGGAAATCGAATCTTTTAACTACGTGATCTACATTGATAAAGACACGTTCTACCAAACGAAAATGGACATGGAAATCAGTATGTCAATGACGATTGAAGATGAAACGATGAAATCAACGCAACGTATGACAGGCGTTTTGACGAACTTTAACAACGTTGGTGAAATCGTCATTCCACAAGAAGTATTCGACACGGCTGAAGAATTCAACTTCGACTTTCTAGAAGACATGGAAGATATGGAAGACTTTGACTTTGAAGAATTTAATTTTGAAGACCTTGAAGAAGAAGCAGACGAAACAGAAGATCAGTAA
- a CDS encoding cold shock domain-containing protein: MQGKVKWFNAEKGFGFIEREDGDDVFVHFSAINTDGFKSLDEGQSVEFEIVEGARGPQAANVTKL, translated from the coding sequence ATGCAAGGAAAAGTAAAATGGTTTAATGCAGAAAAAGGTTTTGGATTTATCGAACGTGAAGATGGTGACGATGTATTCGTACACTTCTCAGCTATCAATACTGATGGATTTAAATCTCTTGACGAAGGTCAATCTGTAGAATTCGAAATCGTTGAAGGTGCTCGCGGACCTCAAGCTGCAAACGTAACAAAGCTGTAA
- the hpf gene encoding ribosome hibernation-promoting factor, HPF/YfiA family codes for MNFNIRGENLEITPALRSYVEKKVSKVEKYFDSTPLSEVHVRLQVMNNENIIEVTIPMPQLLLRAEEKHEDMYAGIDLVVEKLERQIRKHKTKVNRKFRQDGTLKYMFKNDIEPLTEEGIESEDIDIVRTKRFTFKPMDAEEAVLQMDMLGHSFFVFNNAVNGETNVVYRRKDGRYGLIEPE; via the coding sequence ATGAACTTTAACATTCGTGGCGAAAACCTAGAAATAACTCCAGCTTTAAGAAGTTATGTAGAAAAGAAGGTAAGCAAAGTTGAAAAATATTTTGATTCAACCCCTCTATCTGAGGTACATGTAAGATTGCAGGTAATGAATAATGAAAACATTATTGAGGTTACAATCCCAATGCCGCAATTATTACTTCGTGCTGAGGAGAAACATGAAGATATGTATGCGGGGATTGACCTTGTTGTTGAAAAGCTAGAACGTCAAATCCGTAAGCATAAAACAAAAGTTAATCGCAAATTCCGCCAAGATGGCACGCTGAAATATATGTTTAAAAACGATATTGAGCCGTTAACTGAAGAGGGTATTGAAAGTGAAGACATTGATATCGTACGTACAAAGCGCTTCACGTTTAAACCAATGGATGCAGAAGAAGCAGTATTGCAAATGGACATGCTTGGCCACAGCTTCTTTGTATTCAATAATGCGGTAAACGGTGAGACAAACGTCGTGTACCGTCGTAAAGACGGTCGCTACGGCCTAATTGAGCCAGAGTGA
- a CDS encoding IS3 family transposase: MLKKVESFSGKSECLPRKAQAKVAFELKEEGFRLKDVLLVVGIPEATYHYQVKNSGKEDSDANLKEIITDLFKKFNERYGYKRITNELKKLGHSINHKKVYRIMRELGLKCVKFMRKSRKYNSYKGNVGNVAKNRLSRRFSTPIPLQKLVTDITEFKCLGDDKLYLNPILDLYNGEITAYGIKKRPTLDLVMEPLKETIEVIKSHATYRTTIHSDQGWHYQHNKWVKVLKENKIFQSMSRKATCADNASMENFFGILKQEMYYGEELVSYEELKRRIEEYIYWYNHERSKEKLAGMSPVEYRTHSNQSAA, from the coding sequence ATACTTAAAAAAGTTGAGAGCTTTTCGGGAAAATCCGAGTGCCTTCCACGAAAAGCACAAGCAAAGGTCGCATTCGAACTCAAAGAAGAAGGGTTCCGATTAAAAGATGTTCTCCTTGTCGTGGGCATCCCAGAAGCAACTTACCATTACCAAGTGAAAAATTCTGGCAAAGAAGATTCGGACGCAAACTTAAAAGAAATCATTACAGATCTATTTAAAAAGTTTAATGAACGTTATGGTTATAAACGAATCACTAATGAATTAAAGAAATTAGGTCATTCCATCAACCATAAAAAAGTGTATCGCATCATGCGAGAATTGGGATTAAAATGTGTGAAATTTATGCGGAAATCGCGTAAATACAATTCCTATAAGGGGAACGTTGGAAACGTAGCGAAGAATCGATTATCACGCCGTTTTAGTACACCTATTCCTCTTCAAAAGTTAGTAACCGACATTACAGAATTCAAGTGTCTTGGCGATGATAAGTTATATTTAAATCCAATTCTTGACCTTTATAATGGAGAAATTACTGCGTATGGAATCAAGAAACGTCCAACGTTAGATCTTGTCATGGAACCTTTAAAAGAAACTATAGAAGTAATAAAAAGTCATGCAACCTATCGAACCACCATCCATTCCGATCAAGGCTGGCATTATCAGCACAACAAATGGGTAAAGGTGTTAAAAGAAAACAAAATTTTTCAAAGCATGTCACGTAAAGCAACCTGCGCAGACAACGCTTCGATGGAGAACTTCTTTGGGATTTTAAAGCAAGAAATGTATTATGGGGAAGAATTGGTAAGCTATGAAGAATTAAAAAGACGAATTGAAGAATATATCTACTGGTATAACCATGAACGATCAAAAGAAAAATTGGCTGGGATGAGTCCAGTTGAATACCGAACTCACTCCAACCAATCAGCTGCATAA
- a CDS encoding helix-turn-helix domain-containing protein — MAKYSEEFKIKLVTEYLHGDLGYKLLAKKYNMPSQTPLQDWVRAFKTQGIEGLKRKKVKEAYSIQFKLDTIQFMLETGASYQETADQFRLNNPSLIHRWMKTFNEQGIEGLNLKSKGRPSMSKKPNKKKNENKKLTREEELERENELLRLEVAYLKKLRAFRENPSAFHEKHKQRSHSNSKKKGSD; from the coding sequence ATGGCTAAATATAGTGAGGAATTTAAAATAAAGCTTGTTACTGAGTATTTACATGGAGATCTTGGATATAAATTATTGGCGAAAAAATACAATATGCCCTCTCAAACACCATTACAAGATTGGGTAAGAGCCTTTAAGACCCAAGGAATTGAGGGATTAAAGCGAAAAAAGGTGAAGGAAGCTTATTCTATTCAATTTAAATTAGATACGATACAATTTATGCTAGAGACAGGTGCTTCTTATCAGGAAACTGCTGATCAATTTAGATTGAACAATCCTTCATTAATTCACCGCTGGATGAAAACATTTAATGAACAAGGAATAGAAGGCCTGAACCTAAAGTCAAAGGGGCGACCTTCTATGTCTAAAAAACCAAACAAAAAGAAAAACGAAAATAAAAAACTGACGCGTGAAGAAGAATTAGAACGAGAGAATGAATTACTAAGGCTAGAAGTAGCATACTTAAAAAAGTTGAGAGCTTTTCGGGAAAATCCGAGTGCCTTCCACGAAAAGCACAAGCAAAGGTCGCATTCGAACTCAAAGAAGAAGGGTTCCGATTAA
- the secA gene encoding preprotein translocase subunit SecA, which yields MMGLLKKVIGDPSQRQLKKYEKIVDAIEALADDTKKLSDDGLRAKTEEFKNRYNNGEKLDKLLPEAYAVVREASERVLKMRPFRVQLLGAIVLHNGNIAEMKTGEGKTLVGTLPVYLNALTGKGVHVVTVNEYLARRDCEIMKELYEFLGLTVGLNVGGLTKEEKQEAYAADITYGTNNEYGFDYLRDNMVLYKNQMVQRPLHFAVIDEVDSILVDEARTPLIISGSVERSTNLYIQANAFVRTLRKEDDYTLDEKTKSVLLTEEGVNKAEKGFNIDNLFDQKYVSLNHHINQALKAHVVMHRDTDYVVEDGEIVIVDQFTGRLMKGRRYSDGLHQAIEAKEGMEIQRESMTLASITFQNYFRRYQKLAGMTGTAKTEEEEFQQVYGMDVMSIPTNKPIARDDRPDLIYKTMPAKFNAVVNQIEELHKKGQPVLVGTVSVETSELVANLLKKKRVPHHVLNAKNHFSEAEIIENAGQRGAVTIATNMAGRGTDIKLGDGVKELGGLFVLGTERHESRRIDNQLRGRSGRQGDPGSSQFYLSMEDELMRRFGSDNMKAMMDRLGLEEDQPIESKLVSRAVEQAQKRVEGNNFDARKQILQYDDVMREQREIIYKQRMEVLESDNLRAIVEKMIESTVNRHVALHTPETEVPEDWDIAAVENFVKTMLLPEGVITEKELKGLDSEEMVELILEKVKAAYDEKESQFTSEHMREFEKVIMLRSVDRKWMNHIDQMDQLRQGIHLRAYGQNDPLREYKFEGFEMFEQMVASIEDEVSMYIMKAQVEQNLERKEVAEGKAVHMSAAAGEGKEKKKIPVRNNNTVGRNDACPCGSGKKYKQCCGSL from the coding sequence ATGATGGGATTATTAAAAAAAGTAATTGGTGATCCGAGTCAACGACAATTGAAAAAATACGAAAAAATCGTTGATGCGATTGAAGCGTTAGCTGATGATACAAAAAAATTATCAGATGATGGGTTGCGTGCAAAAACCGAAGAATTTAAAAATCGTTACAATAACGGTGAAAAATTAGATAAACTGTTGCCAGAAGCGTATGCGGTTGTGCGTGAAGCATCTGAGCGTGTGTTAAAGATGCGTCCGTTTCGCGTTCAGCTTTTAGGTGCCATTGTTTTACACAACGGAAATATTGCCGAAATGAAAACGGGGGAAGGGAAAACACTCGTTGGAACATTACCTGTCTATTTAAATGCACTGACTGGTAAAGGCGTTCACGTTGTTACGGTTAATGAGTATTTAGCACGTCGTGACTGCGAGATTATGAAAGAGCTCTATGAATTTTTAGGGTTAACCGTTGGCTTAAATGTAGGTGGTCTTACAAAAGAAGAAAAGCAAGAAGCGTATGCTGCTGATATTACATATGGAACAAATAATGAGTACGGTTTTGACTATTTACGAGATAATATGGTGCTATATAAAAACCAAATGGTACAGCGCCCGCTTCATTTTGCGGTAATTGATGAGGTTGACTCGATTTTAGTTGATGAAGCGAGAACACCTCTCATTATTTCGGGTTCGGTTGAGCGGTCAACGAATCTTTATATTCAAGCAAATGCATTTGTGCGTACTCTTCGTAAAGAGGATGACTATACATTAGATGAAAAAACGAAGTCTGTTCTTTTAACGGAAGAAGGGGTAAATAAAGCTGAAAAAGGCTTTAACATCGACAACCTCTTTGATCAAAAATATGTCTCACTCAACCATCATATTAATCAGGCGTTAAAAGCGCATGTCGTGATGCATCGTGATACGGATTATGTCGTTGAAGATGGTGAAATCGTCATCGTCGACCAATTTACGGGTCGTCTCATGAAAGGTCGTCGCTATAGTGATGGGCTTCATCAAGCGATTGAGGCCAAAGAAGGAATGGAAATTCAACGCGAAAGTATGACACTCGCATCGATTACCTTCCAAAACTATTTCCGTCGTTATCAAAAGCTAGCAGGGATGACGGGTACTGCGAAAACGGAAGAAGAAGAGTTCCAGCAAGTATATGGAATGGATGTTATGAGTATCCCAACGAATAAGCCGATTGCCAGGGATGATCGTCCTGATTTAATTTATAAAACGATGCCTGCGAAGTTCAATGCAGTTGTTAATCAAATTGAAGAACTTCATAAAAAAGGCCAACCAGTGCTAGTCGGTACGGTCAGCGTTGAAACTTCTGAGTTGGTTGCTAATCTTTTAAAGAAAAAACGTGTACCTCATCATGTATTAAATGCGAAAAACCATTTCAGTGAGGCAGAAATTATTGAAAATGCAGGCCAACGTGGAGCAGTTACGATTGCGACAAACATGGCAGGGCGTGGTACGGACATTAAACTTGGCGATGGTGTAAAAGAGTTAGGTGGTTTATTTGTTCTCGGGACTGAGCGCCATGAATCGCGTCGTATCGATAACCAGCTACGTGGACGTTCAGGTCGTCAAGGGGACCCGGGTTCATCTCAATTTTATTTATCAATGGAAGATGAATTAATGCGTCGCTTCGGTTCAGATAATATGAAAGCGATGATGGACCGACTCGGTTTAGAAGAAGATCAGCCGATTGAAAGTAAGCTCGTCAGTCGTGCGGTTGAACAAGCGCAAAAACGTGTGGAAGGCAACAACTTCGATGCGCGTAAACAAATTTTACAATATGATGATGTGATGCGTGAGCAACGTGAAATCATTTATAAACAACGGATGGAAGTACTCGAGTCAGATAACCTTCGCGCGATCGTGGAGAAGATGATCGAGTCTACTGTTAACCGTCATGTGGCGCTTCATACACCAGAAACCGAAGTGCCTGAGGATTGGGACATCGCAGCGGTGGAAAATTTCGTGAAAACGATGTTGTTACCAGAAGGCGTCATTACGGAAAAAGAGTTAAAAGGGCTAGATTCTGAAGAAATGGTAGAGCTTATTTTAGAAAAAGTAAAAGCTGCTTATGATGAAAAAGAATCACAGTTCACCAGCGAGCATATGCGTGAGTTTGAAAAAGTTATCATGCTTCGCTCCGTCGACCGTAAGTGGATGAACCACATCGACCAAATGGATCAACTCCGCCAAGGAATTCATTTGCGTGCGTACGGTCAAAACGATCCGCTTCGTGAATACAAGTTTGAAGGGTTTGAAATGTTTGAGCAGATGGTCGCTTCAATTGAAGATGAAGTGTCGATGTATATTATGAAAGCTCAAGTTGAGCAAAATCTAGAGCGTAAAGAAGTTGCAGAAGGTAAAGCGGTTCACATGAGTGCGGCGGCTGGTGAAGGTAAGGAAAAGAAAAAAATCCCAGTTCGTAATAACAATACAGTCGGACGAAATGATGCGTGCCCGTGCGGTAGCGGGAAGAAATATAAGCAATGCTGCGGTAGTTTATAA
- the prfB gene encoding peptide chain release factor 2 (programmed frameshift) encodes MDLTEVKQELAIMAKRLADFRGSLDLEAKETRMEELDERMSEPDFWNDQDTAQQIINESNALKEMVVTYKELQEKYDDLEVTYELAKEEDDESFKDELDDGVKSLAKALNEYELQLLLSEPYDKNNALLELHPGAGGTESQDWASMLLRMYTRWAEKKGFKVETLDYLPGEEAGVKSVTLLIKGHNAYGYLKAEKGVHRLVRISPFDSSGRRHTSFVSCEIMPELDDSVEIDVSPEELKIDTYRASGAGGQHINTTDSAVRITHVPTNTVVTCQTERSQIKNRERAMKMLMSKLYQLKIEEQQAQLAEIRGEQKDIGWGSQIRSYVFHPYSLVKDHRTNFEIGNTNAVMDGELDGFIDAYLRSMM; translated from the exons ATGGATTTAACAGAAGTGAAGCAAGAATTGGCGATAATGGCTAAGCGATTAGCGGACTTTAGGGGGTCTCTT GACTTAGAAGCCAAAGAGACTCGAATGGAAGAATTGGATGAGCGAATGAGTGAGCCTGATTTTTGGAATGACCAAGATACAGCGCAGCAAATCATCAATGAATCGAATGCGTTAAAAGAGATGGTCGTGACGTATAAAGAATTACAGGAAAAATACGATGATCTCGAGGTCACATACGAGCTCGCCAAAGAAGAAGATGACGAGTCATTTAAGGATGAACTCGATGATGGGGTAAAAAGCTTAGCGAAAGCCTTAAATGAGTATGAGCTTCAGCTATTATTAAGTGAGCCGTATGATAAAAATAATGCCCTTTTAGAGTTACATCCTGGTGCAGGGGGAACGGAGTCTCAAGACTGGGCTTCAATGTTATTGCGGATGTATACGCGCTGGGCCGAGAAAAAAGGTTTTAAAGTGGAAACGCTCGACTACTTACCAGGTGAAGAAGCGGGTGTGAAAAGTGTAACCCTTCTCATCAAAGGTCATAATGCGTATGGCTATCTGAAAGCGGAAAAAGGCGTTCACCGTCTCGTGCGAATTTCACCATTCGATTCTTCGGGAAGAAGACATACATCATTCGTGTCGTGTGAAATCATGCCTGAGCTTGATGATAGTGTGGAAATCGATGTATCGCCAGAAGAGTTAAAAATTGATACGTACCGAGCAAGTGGTGCGGGTGGTCAGCATATTAATACGACAGACTCGGCGGTGCGGATTACCCACGTACCAACAAATACGGTTGTAACGTGTCAAACCGAACGTTCTCAGATTAAAAACCGTGAGCGTGCGATGAAAATGCTGATGTCGAAGCTTTATCAGCTGAAGATTGAAGAACAACAAGCGCAGCTGGCTGAAATTCGCGGTGAGCAAAAAGATATCGGCTGGGGAAGCCAAATTCGCTCGTATGTTTTCCATCCGTATAGCTTAGTGAAAGACCACCGTACGAATTTCGAAATCGGAAATACAAACGCCGTCATGGACGGAGAACTTGACGGCTTCATCGACGCTTATTTACGTTCGATGATGTAA
- a CDS encoding RNA polymerase sigma factor, with translation MEEFVRRMKNGEEDALREVMRLYGDYFLRIAFLLLKDRYEAEEVVQDMFVTAYEKMDTLLEANKLKSWMTSITLNLCRRRLRRWSVRHIFLRSRQEDDIDMVNDQSAEDVVIQLEGQEELAHHLQALEYQYREVLILYYFSSYHILEISELLGMKENTVKSNLARGRKRLKERLECEKYER, from the coding sequence ATGGAAGAGTTTGTACGGCGGATGAAAAATGGGGAAGAAGATGCCCTTCGAGAAGTGATGCGATTGTATGGGGATTACTTTCTTCGAATCGCTTTTCTGTTACTGAAAGATCGGTACGAGGCAGAAGAGGTCGTTCAGGACATGTTTGTGACAGCCTATGAAAAAATGGATACTTTACTAGAAGCAAATAAGCTCAAAAGTTGGATGACATCGATTACGCTGAATTTATGTCGGCGGCGGTTAAGGAGATGGAGTGTACGCCACATTTTTTTACGGTCCCGACAAGAGGATGATATCGACATGGTCAATGACCAATCGGCTGAAGATGTGGTCATTCAGCTTGAAGGTCAGGAAGAGCTTGCCCACCATCTACAGGCTTTAGAATACCAATATCGCGAAGTGCTTATTTTATATTATTTTTCAAGTTATCACATTTTGGAAATTAGTGAACTGCTGGGGATGAAAGAAAATACGGTAAAAAGCAACTTGGCTCGCGGCAGAAAACGATTAAAAGAACGGTTGGAGTGTGAGAAGTATGAACGATAA
- a CDS encoding YitT family protein → MTKRRNNNELPPLLSKVLEYGQILLGSAIVAIAFNLFLLPNRIASGGVSGISTIVYDVFGIEPAFTQWAFNIPLFILGIWLLGGMKYGVKTLIGTLFLPYVVFLTRHMEPATTDPLLGALFGGIGVGLGLGIVFRAAASTGGTDLAAQIINKYTGLSLGACVFILDGLIVATSAIVFNIELALYALIALFVTGKTIDLVQMGVGYAKVALIISNKQEEVRESILRDVDRGVTKLSGYGGYTNEKRPVLMCVVHQTEVTKLKQIVKSADPSAFVVVTNATEVLGEGFKNQ, encoded by the coding sequence ATGACAAAACGAAGAAATAATAATGAATTGCCTCCATTGCTTAGTAAAGTGCTAGAGTATGGACAAATCCTATTGGGATCTGCGATCGTAGCAATCGCCTTTAATTTGTTCCTCCTTCCGAACCGAATTGCTTCAGGTGGAGTAAGTGGGATTAGTACGATTGTCTATGATGTTTTTGGAATTGAGCCTGCCTTTACGCAATGGGCTTTTAATATCCCGTTATTTATTTTAGGCATCTGGTTGCTCGGTGGAATGAAGTATGGAGTTAAGACATTAATTGGTACACTTTTTTTACCTTACGTCGTTTTTTTGACGCGACATATGGAGCCAGCTACAACTGATCCACTACTGGGTGCGTTGTTTGGTGGAATTGGTGTCGGTCTAGGACTCGGAATTGTATTTCGGGCTGCCGCAAGTACGGGTGGAACGGACTTAGCCGCACAAATCATTAATAAATATACGGGGCTTTCTCTTGGCGCGTGTGTGTTTATTTTAGATGGACTCATTGTCGCCACTTCTGCGATTGTTTTTAATATCGAATTAGCTCTTTATGCGTTGATCGCTTTATTTGTCACAGGGAAAACGATCGATTTAGTGCAGATGGGAGTCGGTTACGCAAAAGTTGCCTTAATTATTTCGAATAAACAAGAAGAAGTGAGGGAAAGTATATTAAGAGATGTGGATCGTGGGGTCACGAAACTGTCCGGTTATGGCGGCTACACGAATGAAAAGCGCCCTGTTCTCATGTGTGTTGTTCACCAAACGGAAGTCACAAAATTGAAACAAATAGTGAAAAGCGCTGACCCATCTGCATTTGTTGTTGTCACCAATGCTACCGAGGTACTTGGTGAGGGTTTTAAAAACCAATGA
- a CDS encoding c-type cytochrome, giving the protein MKKFLIALTGASILVLGACGGGAEEPAPAEETPAEEVPAEEGAEETAGATYDAQEAEATYQAKCMSCHGGNLEGGVGPKLTDGAYTYDEIVHVLAEGAGPMQPNIVEGAEAENLAAWLAEQ; this is encoded by the coding sequence TTGAAGAAATTTTTAATAGCATTAACAGGGGCGTCTATTTTAGTGTTAGGAGCATGTGGTGGCGGTGCTGAAGAGCCAGCACCAGCTGAAGAAACACCAGCTGAAGAAGTACCAGCTGAAGAAGGTGCAGAAGAAACTGCAGGTGCTACATATGATGCACAAGAAGCCGAAGCGACGTACCAAGCGAAATGTATGAGCTGTCACGGTGGGAACCTTGAAGGTGGTGTAGGTCCTAAGTTAACGGATGGAGCGTACACATACGATGAAATCGTACATGTGTTAGCTGAAGGAGCTGGCCCAATGCAACCAAACATTGTTGAAGGCGCTGAGGCGGAAAACCTAGCTGCATGGTTAGCTGAACAATAA
- a CDS encoding RNA-guided endonuclease TnpB family protein: MARKKPIKVLRKQKKTENIQRFTQKQNIGRGSLTAKEFCLLQRMSHSSKALRNVGLYTLKQNYLIHNKMASTKEVDAAMKADVNYWGVQSNSVQAIRRTLYSDVKSFFEALKKWKTNSDAFTGRPQFPKYSSTTEKRIIEIYQVPKVDKDGYWSIPMNVEFRKHFGSIKIRMPKNLLNKKISYIEIVPKQKGRFFEVHYTYEMQVAQMKKQPTTTMNALSCDLGVDYLMSCATNHGDTFLMDGKKIKSINQYFNKTISELQEKNIENGISKRVVTNRIAKLWNKRSSQINGYISQAVGLLFKKVKQLNIDTIVIGYNAGWKQESDMGKKNNQQFVQIPFHKLISAIENKCLKEGIRFKKQEESYTSKASFLDRDTIPVWSKDDKTNYLFSGKRIHRGQYQSKTGPCIHADINGALNILRKSEVVELDGNLKVKTPIKLEVQKRKTVA; this comes from the coding sequence ATGGCTAGAAAGAAACCCATTAAAGTATTGCGTAAACAAAAGAAAACCGAAAATATTCAACGTTTCACTCAGAAACAGAATATTGGACGTGGTAGCCTTACGGCTAAAGAATTTTGTCTGCTTCAACGCATGTCTCACAGTTCTAAGGCGTTACGTAATGTGGGATTGTACACGTTGAAACAAAATTACTTAATTCACAATAAGATGGCGTCCACAAAAGAAGTAGACGCTGCAATGAAGGCAGATGTTAACTATTGGGGTGTTCAATCGAACTCCGTTCAAGCGATTCGCCGAACGTTGTATTCGGACGTGAAGAGCTTTTTTGAGGCGCTAAAAAAATGGAAGACGAACTCAGATGCTTTCACTGGTCGTCCACAATTTCCGAAGTATTCTTCCACTACTGAGAAACGCATTATCGAAATCTACCAAGTTCCAAAAGTAGATAAAGACGGGTACTGGTCAATTCCGATGAACGTTGAATTTAGAAAACATTTTGGTTCGATTAAAATTCGTATGCCTAAAAATTTGTTAAACAAGAAAATCTCATACATTGAAATAGTGCCAAAGCAAAAAGGTCGGTTCTTTGAGGTGCATTACACATATGAAATGCAAGTCGCTCAAATGAAGAAACAACCAACGACAACGATGAATGCTTTGAGTTGCGATTTAGGTGTAGACTACTTGATGAGTTGTGCAACAAATCATGGCGATACGTTCTTGATGGATGGTAAAAAGATAAAGTCTATCAACCAATATTTCAACAAAACGATAAGTGAGCTGCAAGAAAAAAATATCGAAAACGGAATATCAAAACGTGTTGTAACCAACCGTATAGCAAAACTTTGGAACAAAAGAAGTAGTCAAATCAATGGTTATATCTCACAAGCCGTAGGCTTATTGTTTAAAAAAGTCAAACAGCTAAACATCGACACCATTGTTATTGGGTATAACGCTGGTTGGAAACAAGAGTCCGATATGGGCAAAAAGAACAATCAACAATTTGTTCAAATTCCATTTCATAAACTGATTTCTGCCATCGAAAACAAATGCCTGAAAGAAGGCATTCGTTTCAAAAAACAAGAAGAAAGCTATACATCAAAAGCTAGTTTCTTAGATAGAGACACTATCCCTGTTTGGTCGAAGGACGATAAGACGAACTACTTATTCAGTGGTAAACGTATACATCGTGGTCAGTATCAAAGTAAAACTGGACCATGTATCCACGCTGACATCAACGGGGCATTGAATATTTTGCGTAAATCAGAAGTCGTAGAATTGGATGGAAATCTTAAAGTCAAAACTCCAATCAAATTGGAAGTACAAAAACGTAAAACTGTTGCTTAG